The Acinonyx jubatus isolate Ajub_Pintada_27869175 chromosome D1, VMU_Ajub_asm_v1.0, whole genome shotgun sequence genome includes a window with the following:
- the LOC106986786 gene encoding olfactory receptor 5A1-like yields MAVGRNINITTDFILLGFSEQPELQAFLFVLFLGIYSVTLTWNLGLVVLIRMESCLHSPMYFFLGNLSFVDISYTSSITPKMLCDFFKQQKTISFVGCATQFFFFISMGATECCLLAAMAYDRYAAISTPLFYAAFMSPTMCVGMVITAYTGGFLTGLVQTSSIFQLYFCGPRVIKHFFCDLPPLLVLSCSSTFLSQVVNYLVVCAVGGTSALVVLVSYCYIIAAVMKIHSTQGRMKAFNTCASHLTTVILFYGSGLFSYLHSSAGYLQDQEKVVSMLYGAVIPMLNPIIYSLRNKEIKDALKKLKNQKKQMFPLCLMVL; encoded by the coding sequence ATGGCCGTGGGAAGGAACATCAACATAACAACCGACTTCATCCTTTTGGGATTTTCAGAGCAGCCAGAGCTTCAGGCTTTCCTCTTTGTGTTGTTTCTGGGGATCTATTCTGTGACTCTGACTTGGAACCTGGGCCTTGTTGTCTTGATCAGGATGGAGTCATGCCTGCACTcccccatgtatttcttccttggAAACTTGTCCTTTGTTGACATCTCATACACGTCCTCCATCACCCCCAAGATGCTCTGTGACTTCTTCAAGCAGCAGAAGACCATCTCCTTTGTGGGATGTGCTActcagtttttcttcttcatcagCATGGGGGCCACTGAATGCTGTCTCCTGGCGGCCATGGCATATGACCGCTATGCTGCTATTTCCACCCCTCTGTTCTACGCAGCCTTCATGTCACCCACCATGTGTGTGGGGATGGTCATTACAGCATACACTGGAGGATTCCTCACGGGATTGGTCCAAACCAGCTCCATATTCCAGCTGTATTTCTGTGGGCCACGAGTCATTAAACACTTTTTCTGTGACCTGCCACCTCTGCTAGTCTTGTCTTGTTCTAGTACCTTCCTCAGCCAGGTAGTGAACTATCTTGTTGTGTGTGCAGTTGGTGGGACATCAGCTCTTGTTGTCCTGGTGTCCTATTGCTACATCATTGCTGCTGTCATGAAGATCCATTCAACCCAAGGGCGGATGAAGGCTTTCAACACCTGTGCCTCTCATCTGACCACAGTGATTCTCTTCTATGGCTCTGGTCTCTTCTCATATCTCCATTCTAGTGCTGGCTACTTACAGGACCAAGAGAAGGTGGTGTCCATGCTCTATGGAGCTGTGATTCCCATGCTGAATCCCATCATATACAGTTTGCGAAACAAGGAGATCAAAGATGCATTGAAAAAACTCAAGAACCAGAAGAAGCAGATGTTCCCTCTGTGTCTTATGGttctctaa